Sequence from the Ochrobactrum vermis genome:
GTGGTGCTGTCGCAATCGCTATACATTTTCTTGACTTGCGACCGCGGTTGCCCCTTGAGAACGATCGCAACCGGAAAAGGGTAGAGAAAAAGCAGCTTTCAAAAGCTAAGGGAGAGGCCGATTGATGATTCCCGGATTGAAAGTGAGGACCCGCTAAATCGCAACTTCCAACAAATGTTGGTATCGGTAGTTGCATGCCCCCGCAACCAAATCCCCTTAAATCACTAAAAGCTCTGATGCATACGCCATCCTGGTCGTAGCTGTACGGCTCGTGCAAGCTTCATCGAGCAGCCATTCGACCGCAAATCGATCCTCTGGATCGATTTTTTTTTGCTCTCACCCCGGCAGGATCACAAGCCGAAGCGGGACGACGACAAGGAATTGATCCCGTGAACCAGTTCCCCGACGAACGGATCAAATCCGACCGGCAACAAAACATAAAACCCCGTGGCATATGCCGCGGGGTTTTTGCGTTGGTGAATGAAATTCTGTCTCAGAGGTGACTGCGAGGATTGCGGCATACGCAACCATCGCAGCTCTTTGCTCCTCGAAGTATCGTCATCGTAATCAAGGCTTGATGGGCCGCACTGCAACCCTGGGATCGACCACGATAGAGCCGTGCCATCGGGCTCGCTATCCAGCGAGCTGAACTGGACATTTGATATCCGCCAGCCAGATCGGGGAGGGTTCTGGACAGGATCAGCTGGGCTGGCCATTTCGTATGTAAGGCCATTTCCAATCCCTTATTTCCGGCATGTCCTCGCCATGTTCGCGAATATAGCTTCTATGAAGCGTCAGTTTCTCCTCGAATTTGGTAATCAGGGGGCCTGCAACCTCCTTGGTGAGTGGCAGTCGTTCGATGGCCGCAATTGCGAGATGGAAGCGGTCGAGTTCATTCATGACCGTCATGTCGAACGGAGTTGTGGTCGTTCCCTGTTCGATGAAGCCGCGCACATGAAAGTTGGGATGGTTGGTGCGTTTGTAAACGAGCCTGTGAATGAGGTAGGGATAGCCGTGATAAGCAAAGATTACTGGCCGGTTGGTTGTGAAAATCCGGTCGAATTCGTCGTCGGCAAGCCCGTGCGGGTGATGTTGAGGTGACTGAAGCACCATCAGGTCCACCACATTGATCACACGGATGCGCAAATGCGGTAGCGACTGGCGCAGAAGATCGACAGCGGCAAGGGTCTCCATCGTCGGAACATCACCCGCGCAGGCCATCACGATGTCTGGTTCCAGACCATCCTCGGTTCCCGCCCAATTCCATATGCCAAGACCGGCCTCGCAATGGTGCACGGCTTCATCCATGGATAGCCATTGCGGCTCGGGTTGTTTTCCCGCGACAATAACGTTCACGCGATCCCAGGTTTTCAAGCAGTGATCGCCAACCCACAGCAATGTATTCGCATCGGGTGGGAAATAGACGCGGATGATGTCAGCACTCTTATTGGCGACAAGATCGACAAAGCCAGGATCCTGATGCGAGAAGCCATTATGATCCTGACGCCACACATGAGATGTCAGGAGGTAGTTGAGCGAGGAGACGGGCTTTCGCCATTTCAGTTCGCGTGCAACCTGCAGCCATTTTGCATGTTGATTGAACATGGAATCGACGATGTGAATGAAAGCCTCGTAGCAGGAGAAGAAGCCATGCCTGCCAGTCAGCAGATAGCCTTCAAGCCAGCCCTGGCATAGGTTCTCGCTCAACACTTCCATTACGCGGCCATCGGCCGAAAGATGATCGTCTATGTCGAGGGTTTCAGCCATCCATACACGATCACTGGCATCGAAAACAGCGCTGAGCCGGTTTGAGGCGGTCTCGTCGGGGCCGAATACGCGAAAATTCTTCTCGGGTTCGTTCAGCTTAAGCACGTCGCGCAGATATTCGCCAAGTATCTTCGTCGACTGAGCGTCTGTTGAGCCCGGTTCAGTGACGTCAACAGCATATTGGCGAAAGTCGGGCGTATGAAGTTCCTTGCGCAGCAATCCGCCATTTGCGTGTGGATTGGCACCCATGCGTAACTCGCCTTTCGGCGCAAGCGCTCGCAGTTCAGGTTTCAATGCGCCTTTTTCGTCAAACAAGTCCTGCGGGTCATAGCTTTTCATCCAGTTTTCGAGGATTTTGCGGTGCGCATCATTTTCACGACAATTGGCGACGGGCACCTGATGCGAGCGCCAGTAATTCTCGACGATGAGACCGTCGACTTCCTTCGGGCCGGTCCAGCCTTTCGGGCTTCTAAGGATTATCATCGGCCAGCGGGGGCGGTCGGGAGACGTTACGTCGGCATTCTTTTTGATTTCTTCGATCCGCTCGAAGATCGTATTGAGGGTCGCCGCCATCTTCTGATGCATGGCTTCGGGTTCGCTGCCCTCGACGAAGAACGGTTCATAACCATATCCCTTGAAGAGATCGGTTAGATCGTCATCGGAAAGACGGGCAAGGACCGTGGGGTTTGCGATTTTATAGCCGTTCAGATGCAGGATGGGCAGAACGGCACCGTCGCGCGCAGGATTGAGAAACTTGTTGGAATGCCACGAAGTTGCAAGTGTTCCCGTTTCCGCTTCGCCATCGCCAACCACACAAGCGACAACGAGATCGGGATTGTCGAAAGCAGCGCCATAGGCATGCACCAGTGCATATCCAAGTTCGCCACCTTCATGGATGGAGCCCGGCGTTTCCGGCGCGACATGGCTCGGGATGCCGCCGGGGAACGAAAACTGCCGGAACAGCTTGCGCATGCCCGCTTCGTCCTCGCTGACAGTCGGGTATATTTCAGAATAGGAACCTTCGAGATAGGTGTTCGCCACCATGCCTGGACCGCCGTGACCTGGCCCGCATATGTAGATTATATTGGCGTCCCTTTCCTGAATGATGCGATTGAGATGGGCATAAATGAAGTTCAGGCCAGGCGTCGTACCCCAATGGCCGAGCAGTCGTGGCTTGATATGCTCCGGCTCCAGCGCTTTGCGCAGTAAGGGGTTCTCCATCAGGTAAATCTGTCCGACGGAAAGATAGTTTGCCGCTCTCCAGTAACGATCGATCAGTGCAAGTTGCTGAGGTGCCAAGGGCCCCTGGACTATTGCTTTGCTCATGCTCTGTCTCCTTCGCTGATTGTTATGCAGTCGCGACGGGCGCGGTTGCTGCGGCGTTCTGGATGGCCTCTCGTGTTTCGGAAGCGATGATCTGTTCTTCGTCGGTGGCGAGTACAAAAGCTGCCACCCGACATGATGGGTTCGTGATCCGGAAAGCGCTGGCATCGTTGGCGGATGCATCGATTTCAAAACCGAGCCATGCGAGGCGCCGGCAAACTGCCTCACGGATTGCGGGTTGGTGCTCTCCGATTCCTGCTGTGAAGATGAGGGCATCGAGACCGCCGAGCGAGGAAGCAAGACGGCAGATCTCCCCGGCTATGCGGGCGGTGAAGATGGCAAGCGCTTCCCGGGCGTGGGCATCATCGCTTGCAAACAGGTCGCGCGTATCGCCGCTCTGCCCTGACATTCCGAGCAGGCCCGAGCGATGATACATAAGATCCGAGAGCTCATCGGCCTGCATGTTTTCCTGTTGCAACAAATGCAGGAGAACGCCTGGATCGAGGGCCCCGCAACGAGTGGCCATCGGAATGCCGTCTAGTGTTGAGAAGCTCATGCTGGTATCGACGCTTTTGCCGCCATCCATGGCGCATAAACTGGCCCCACTTCCCAGATGGGCAGCCACGATTTTTCCACCTGCGAGCTTCGGCTCCCGCAGGGAAAAATTGCCGATGATGGATTTGTAGGACAAACCATGAAAGCCATATCGTTTTATCCCGCGCTCATGGAAGTCGCGCGGAATTGCGAAACGCCGGATATTGTCCGGTATGGTCTGATGAAAGGCGGTATCGAAGGAAGCCGTTTGTGAAAGATGAGGAAAGAGATGCCGGATAGCCTTTATCAGGGCGACACTTTTCGGCTGGTGAAGCGGAGCGAACATGGACAAGCGGTCGATAGCGTCGATATATTTGTCGTCTAACAATATCGGTTCAGCGAATTGGTCCCCACCAAAGACAACGCGATGACCGACGGCAAGAATGTCTGTCGGAGTGATATGGGCCGACAATTTTGCGAACAGTTCTTCGAGAATGGTGACAATATCGTCGGTACTTTTAGCCGACAGCGCAATGTCCAGGTTTCCTTTTTCACCGCGCAAACGAAAGGTCAGCGGCGATCCGTTCAGATCGACTTCACCTCTCGATACTTTCCGAATTTTCTGCCCGTCATATGCGAATGTACCGATCTTCACGGTCGAAGAACCGGCATTGAATGTAACAAACTGCTTGTCCACGCGGCAGCACCCCTTGGTCGTGGCTGATGTGGTACAACATAGAGGAATGTTTCGGACTGGCGATATGCCCGGTGCAGATCGTCTGATTTATCTTGACCACCCAAATTCATGGTCCCGAGCGGCCGCCGATATGGGGTTGAATTTGGCGAAAACTCTCGCCCGCAACTTTGTCGGGAACAAAATGGCCTCTGATTCATTTATTTGGAGCGTTCGTCCGAGAATCACCGGATGATTTGCTGTGTCCAGGTTTCCGGTCATGACAAATCGGGAGTTTGGGGCATTTCGATTTTTCAACGATTGGAGTTCATTATGGGGATTTTCGATAAGATTAAGAACGCTATTTGGGGGCAGGCACACGCAGCAACCCCTGGGACGGAAACGGCTGCACAGCCTGCACCGGCACCGACCGCTTCAACAAGCGCTGCCGCTCCGGCACCCTCTGCATCCGCACCCGCTTCAACGGGCGCGGTCGATATAGGTGCCATACTGGACGCTGCAGTTGCCAAAAGCGGCCAGAAGCTCAACTGGAAGACTTCGATCGTCGATCTGATGAAGGCCCTTGGCCTCGACAGCAGCCTGGACCACCGCAAGGAACTCGCCAAGGAGCTGGGTTATACCGGCGACACAGGCGATTCCGCGACCATGAATATCTGGCTGCACAAGCAGGTCATCCAGAAACTCAAGGATAATGGCGGCAAAGTACCCGCCGGATTGTAATCAGGAGGGTTCTCGATGGGAAGCGCAGGAATTGGCTGGATTGCGGCAATCATCATAGGCGGCCTTGCCGGCTGGATTGCCTCCAATTTCATGAACAGCAATACCGGGATATTCATGAACGTCATTCTCGGTATCATCGGCGCAGCCGTAGCGAGTTTTATATTCGGATTTCTCGGCGTTTCGTTCGGCGGCTGGCTGGGCTATCTGATCGCGGGCTTCGTCGGCGCGTGCATATTGATATGGCTGGGCCGATTGGTAAGTTAGCAAAAGGCGCCGAGAGGCGCCTTTTTCTGTTGCGGTCCAATTGGAACCCTATGCTGGGTAAGAACGGTGCGGCCATACGGATTGGCCACTTCGGCATATGGCTCACAGATTTCCGGTTGTGCGGGCGATAACCTTGATTTCAAAATCGAAACCGGCAAGCCAGTTGATGCCGACCGCTGTCCAGTTGGGGAACGGCGGATTGCTGAAAACCCGGTTCTTGACCTGCATGATGGTCTCGAACTGGTTTTCCGGATCGGTATGAAAGGTTGTCACATCGACGATATCGTCGAAGGTGCAACCGGCAGCCTTCAGTGTTGCTTCAAGATTATCGAAAGCGAGCTGAACCTGCTTTCCGAAATCCGGTTCCGGCGTCCCGTCATTGCGGCTTCCAACCTGACCGGAGACGAAAACCAGATCGCCTGAGCGGATGGCGGCGGAATAGCCATGCGCTTCATAAAGGGCATGGCGGTTTGTTGGAAAAATAGCCTCTCTTTTCGTCATTCTCGTTTTCCTTCGTCGTGTTGCGGCGTGGATCGTTGGGAGATTTTGCCTGTCCGTGGCTTCACAAGCGGTGGGATTATTTGATATACGCCATGTATATTAAACAGCACATATACGGTCTATATGTCAATTCATATACGGGCCGTATATAAAATGGATATGACGATGGCCGTGAACCTGCGCATCAAGGCGATGGAAGAAAATCGGGTGAAGCTGATCGCGGCGGCCCGGAAAGCTTTCGCTGAGAAAGGATATGCTGCTGCATCGATGGATGAACTGACCGCCGAAGTCGGTCTGACACGTGGCGCGCTCTATCATAATTTCGGCGACAAGCGCGGACTGCTGGCCGCCGTGGTCAGCCAGATGGACAATGAAATGGCGGCACGGGCGCAGGAGATTGCCGCGCGGGCGGATACTCTGTGGGAGGGGCTTCTGGCGGAAGGGGTCGCCTATATCGAGATGGCACTTGATCCGGATGTCCAGCGCATCGTCTTGCTCGATGGACCGGCGTTTCTCGGCGATCCCTCACAATGGCCGAGCCAGAATAGCTGTCTGCAAGCGTCGCGGCAAAAGATGACCCTGTTGATCGAGCAAGGCGTGCTGAAGCCGATCGACCCGGAAGCCGCCGCCCGATTGTTGAACGGCGCGGCGCTGAATGCGGCGCTCTGGATCGCGGCCAGCGACGATCCGAAAGCTATTCTCTCGAAGGCGATTGACGCCTTTCAAGCGCTTGCGACCGGCCTGCTTGCGAAACCGGTTTAGAACATTCCCACAAGGGTGATCCGGTTCATTTTTGCCCCGTTCTGGCTAACCATATGAATGTAATCACTAATCAGCTCCACTGCTACAATGCGAATGAAGTTTCAGCTCGGTTGACGGAGATGCATTAATTGTTCAGTTTTTATTGACTGGATAT
This genomic interval carries:
- a CDS encoding phosphoketolase family protein; translated protein: MSKAIVQGPLAPQQLALIDRYWRAANYLSVGQIYLMENPLLRKALEPEHIKPRLLGHWGTTPGLNFIYAHLNRIIQERDANIIYICGPGHGGPGMVANTYLEGSYSEIYPTVSEDEAGMRKLFRQFSFPGGIPSHVAPETPGSIHEGGELGYALVHAYGAAFDNPDLVVACVVGDGEAETGTLATSWHSNKFLNPARDGAVLPILHLNGYKIANPTVLARLSDDDLTDLFKGYGYEPFFVEGSEPEAMHQKMAATLNTIFERIEEIKKNADVTSPDRPRWPMIILRSPKGWTGPKEVDGLIVENYWRSHQVPVANCRENDAHRKILENWMKSYDPQDLFDEKGALKPELRALAPKGELRMGANPHANGGLLRKELHTPDFRQYAVDVTEPGSTDAQSTKILGEYLRDVLKLNEPEKNFRVFGPDETASNRLSAVFDASDRVWMAETLDIDDHLSADGRVMEVLSENLCQGWLEGYLLTGRHGFFSCYEAFIHIVDSMFNQHAKWLQVARELKWRKPVSSLNYLLTSHVWRQDHNGFSHQDPGFVDLVANKSADIIRVYFPPDANTLLWVGDHCLKTWDRVNVIVAGKQPEPQWLSMDEAVHHCEAGLGIWNWAGTEDGLEPDIVMACAGDVPTMETLAAVDLLRQSLPHLRIRVINVVDLMVLQSPQHHPHGLADDEFDRIFTTNRPVIFAYHGYPYLIHRLVYKRTNHPNFHVRGFIEQGTTTTPFDMTVMNELDRFHLAIAAIERLPLTKEVAGPLITKFEEKLTLHRSYIREHGEDMPEIRDWKWPYIRNGQPS
- a CDS encoding acetate/propionate family kinase, translating into MDKQFVTFNAGSSTVKIGTFAYDGQKIRKVSRGEVDLNGSPLTFRLRGEKGNLDIALSAKSTDDIVTILEELFAKLSAHITPTDILAVGHRVVFGGDQFAEPILLDDKYIDAIDRLSMFAPLHQPKSVALIKAIRHLFPHLSQTASFDTAFHQTIPDNIRRFAIPRDFHERGIKRYGFHGLSYKSIIGNFSLREPKLAGGKIVAAHLGSGASLCAMDGGKSVDTSMSFSTLDGIPMATRCGALDPGVLLHLLQQENMQADELSDLMYHRSGLLGMSGQSGDTRDLFASDDAHAREALAIFTARIAGEICRLASSLGGLDALIFTAGIGEHQPAIREAVCRRLAWLGFEIDASANDASAFRITNPSCRVAAFVLATDEEQIIASETREAIQNAAATAPVATA
- a CDS encoding DUF3597 domain-containing protein — translated: MGIFDKIKNAIWGQAHAATPGTETAAQPAPAPTASTSAAAPAPSASAPASTGAVDIGAILDAAVAKSGQKLNWKTSIVDLMKALGLDSSLDHRKELAKELGYTGDTGDSATMNIWLHKQVIQKLKDNGGKVPAGL
- a CDS encoding GlsB/YeaQ/YmgE family stress response membrane protein, whose amino-acid sequence is MGSAGIGWIAAIIIGGLAGWIASNFMNSNTGIFMNVILGIIGAAVASFIFGFLGVSFGGWLGYLIAGFVGACILIWLGRLVS
- a CDS encoding RidA family protein, whose translation is MTKREAIFPTNRHALYEAHGYSAAIRSGDLVFVSGQVGSRNDGTPEPDFGKQVQLAFDNLEATLKAAGCTFDDIVDVTTFHTDPENQFETIMQVKNRVFSNPPFPNWTAVGINWLAGFDFEIKVIARTTGNL
- a CDS encoding TetR/AcrR family transcriptional regulator, producing the protein MAVNLRIKAMEENRVKLIAAARKAFAEKGYAAASMDELTAEVGLTRGALYHNFGDKRGLLAAVVSQMDNEMAARAQEIAARADTLWEGLLAEGVAYIEMALDPDVQRIVLLDGPAFLGDPSQWPSQNSCLQASRQKMTLLIEQGVLKPIDPEAAARLLNGAALNAALWIAASDDPKAILSKAIDAFQALATGLLAKPV